The following proteins come from a genomic window of Streptococcus pneumoniae:
- the rsmI gene encoding 16S rRNA (cytidine(1402)-2'-O)-methyltransferase, whose product MQIQKSFKGQSPYGKLYLVATPIGNLDDMTFRAIQTLKEVDWIAAEDTRNTGLLLKHFDISTKQISFHEHNAKEKIPDLIGFLKAGQSIAQVSDAGLPSISDPGHDLVKAAIEEEIAVVTVPGASAGISALIASGLAPQPHIFYGFLPRKSGQQKQFFDSKKDYPETQIFYESSHRVADTLENMLEVYGDRSVVLVRELTKIYEEYQRGTISELLESIAETPLKGECLLIVEGASQDVEEKDEEDLFLEIQARIQQGMKKNQAIKEVAKIYQWNKSQLYAAYHDWEEKQ is encoded by the coding sequence ATGCAAATTCAAAAAAGTTTTAAGGGGCAGTCTCCCTATGGCAAGCTGTATCTAGTGGCAACGCCGATTGGCAATCTAGATGATATGACTTTTCGCGCTATCCAGACCTTGAAAGAAGTGGACTGGATTGCTGCTGAGGATACGCGCAATACAGGTCTTTTGCTCAAGCATTTTGACATTTCCACCAAGCAGATCAGTTTTCATGAGCACAATGCCAAGGAAAAAATTCCTGATTTGATTGGTTTCTTGAAAGCAGGGCAAAGTATTGCTCAGGTCTCTGATGCCGGTTTGCCTAGCATTTCAGACCCTGGTCATGATTTGGTTAAGGCAGCTATTGAGGAAGAAATTGCAGTTGTGACTGTTCCAGGTGCCTCTGCAGGAATTTCTGCCTTGATTGCCAGTGGTTTAGCGCCGCAGCCACATATCTTTTACGGCTTTTTACCGAGAAAATCAGGTCAGCAAAAGCAATTTTTCGACTCGAAAAAAGACTATCCTGAAACTCAGATTTTTTATGAATCGTCCCATCGTGTGGCAGATACATTGGAAAATATGCTAGAAGTCTACGGTGACCGCTCGGTAGTCTTGGTCAGGGAATTGACTAAAATCTATGAAGAATACCAAAGAGGTACCATTTCTGAATTGCTGGAAAGCATCGCTGAAACGCCACTCAAGGGCGAATGCCTTCTTATTGTTGAAGGTGCCAGTCAGGATGTGGAGGAAAAAGACGAGGAGGACTTGTTCTTAGAAATCCAAGCCCGTATCCAGCAAGGCATGAAGAAAAATCAAGCTATTAAGGAAGTAGCTAAGATTTACCAGTGGAATAAGAGTCAACTCTACGCTGCCTACCACGATTGGGAAGAAAAACAATAA
- the yabA gene encoding DNA replication initiation control protein YabA, which produces MDKKELFDALDDFSQQLLVTLADVEAIKKNLKSLVEENTALRLENSKLRERLGEVEADAPVKAKHVRESVRRIYRDGFHVCNDFYGQRREQDEECMFCDELLYRE; this is translated from the coding sequence ATGGACAAAAAAGAATTATTTGACGCGCTGGATGATTTTTCCCAACAATTATTGGTAACCTTGGCCGATGTGGAAGCCATCAAGAAAAATCTCAAGAGCCTGGTAGAGGAAAATACAGCTCTTCGCTTGGAAAATAGTAAGTTGCGAGAACGCTTGGGTGAGGTGGAAGCAGACGCTCCCGTCAAGGCCAAGCATGTTCGCGAAAGTGTCCGTCGTATTTACCGTGATGGATTTCACGTATGTAATGATTTTTATGGACAACGTCGAGAGCAGGACGAAGAATGTATGTTCTGTGATGAGTTGTTATACAGGGAGTAG
- a CDS encoding DNA polymerase III subunit delta', whose product MKQDQLKAWQPAQFDRFVRILEQDQLNHAYLFSGFFGSLEIAQFLAKSLFCTDKVGVLPCEKCRSCKLIEQGEFPDVTLIKPVNQVIKTERIRELVGQFSQAGIESQQQVFIIEQADKMHPNAANSLLKVIEEPQSEVYIFFLTSDEEKMLPTIRSRTQIFHFKKQEEKLILLLEQMGLVKKKATLLAKFSQSRAEAEKLANQASFWTLVDESERLLTWLVAKKKESYLQVAKLANLADDKEKQDQVLRILEVLCGQDLLQVRVRVILQDLLEARKMWQANVSFQNAMEYLVLKEI is encoded by the coding sequence ATGAAACAAGATCAACTAAAGGCTTGGCAACCAGCTCAGTTTGACCGTTTTGTCCGTATCTTAGAACAAGACCAGCTCAATCACGCCTATCTCTTTTCAGGTTTCTTTGGAAGCTTGGAAATAGCGCAATTTTTAGCTAAGAGCCTCTTTTGTACGGATAAAGTTGGCGTCTTACCATGTGAGAAATGCCGAAGTTGCAAGCTGATTGAACAGGGAGAATTTCCCGATGTCACCTTGATTAAGCCAGTCAATCAGGTCATCAAGACAGAACGCATTAGGGAATTGGTGGGACAGTTTTCTCAAGCAGGGATTGAAAGCCAGCAACAGGTCTTTATCATCGAGCAAGCGGATAAAATGCATCCCAACGCAGCCAATTCTCTGCTCAAGGTCATCGAAGAACCCCAGAGTGAAGTTTATATTTTCTTCTTGACTAGCGATGAGGAAAAGATGTTACCGACAATCCGAAGTCGGACCCAGATCTTCCACTTTAAAAAGCAAGAAGAAAAACTTATCTTACTCTTAGAACAAATGGGACTTGTTAAGAAAAAAGCGACTCTTTTAGCTAAGTTTAGTCAATCGCGAGCTGAAGCAGAAAAGTTGGCTAATCAGGCAAGTTTTTGGACCTTGGTCGATGAAAGTGAACGCCTGCTGACTTGGTTAGTAGCTAAGAAAAAAGAAAGTTATCTACAGGTTGCCAAATTAGCCAACTTGGCAGATGATAAGGAAAAACAGGATCAGGTTTTACGGATTCTTGAAGTTCTCTGTGGGCAGGACCTCTTGCAGGTAAGAGTAAGAGTGATTCTACAAGATTTACTAGAAGCTAGAAAAATGTGGCAAGCTAATGTCAGCTTTCAAAATGCCATGGAATATCTGGTCTTGAAAGAAATATAA
- the tmk gene encoding dTMP kinase, protein MSKGFLVSLEGPEGAGKTSVLEALLPILEEKGVKVLTTREPGGVLIGEKIREVILDPSHTQMDAKTELLLYIASRRQHLVEKVLPALEAGKLVIMDRFIDSSVAYQGFGRGLDIEAIDWLNQFATDGLKPDLTLYFDIEVEEGLARIAANSDREVNRLDLEGLDLHKKVRQGYLSLLDKEGNRIVKIDASLPLEQVVETTKAVLFDGMGLAK, encoded by the coding sequence ATGTCAAAAGGATTTTTAGTCTCTCTTGAGGGACCAGAGGGAGCAGGCAAGACCAGTGTTTTAGAGGCTCTGCTACCAATTTTAGAGGAAAAAGGAGTAAAGGTGCTGACGACCCGTGAACCTGGCGGAGTCTTGATTGGGGAGAAGATTCGGGAAGTGATTTTGGATCCAAGTCATACTCAGATGGATGCTAAAACAGAGCTACTTCTCTATATTGCCAGTCGCAGACAGCATTTGGTGGAAAAAGTTCTTCCAGCCCTTGAAGCTGGCAAGTTGGTCATCATGGATCGTTTTATCGATAGTTCTGTTGCCTATCAGGGATTTGGTCGTGGCTTAGATATTGAAGCCATTGACTGGCTCAATCAGTTTGCGACAGATGGCCTCAAACCCGATTTGACACTCTATTTTGACATCGAGGTGGAAGAAGGGCTGGCTCGTATTGCTGCTAATAGTGACCGCGAGGTTAATCGTTTGGATTTGGAAGGGTTGGACTTGCATAAAAAAGTTCGTCAAGGCTACCTTTCTCTTCTGGATAAAGAGGGAAATCGCATTGTCAAGATTGATGCTAGTCTCCCTTTGGAGCAAGTTGTGGAAACTACCAAGGCTGTCTTGTTTGACGGAATGGGCTTGGCCAAATGA
- the proC gene encoding pyrroline-5-carboxylate reductase, whose amino-acid sequence MKIGFIGLGNMGASLAKSVLQARPSDEILLANRSQVKVDAFIANFGGQTSNNEEIFEEADVIFLGVKPAQFSELLSQYQTILEKRESLLLISMAAGLTLEKLASLIPSQHRIIRMMPNTPASIGQGVISYALSPNCRAEDSELFCQLLAKAGLLVELGESLINAATGLAGCGPAFVYLFIEALADAGVQTGLPRETALKMAAQTVVGAGQLVLESQQHPGVLKDQVCSPGGSTIAGVASLEAHAFRGTVMDAVHQAYKRTQELGK is encoded by the coding sequence ATGAAGATTGGATTTATCGGTTTGGGGAATATGGGTGCTAGTTTAGCCAAGTCTGTCTTGCAGGCTAGACCGTCAGATGAGATTCTCCTTGCCAATCGTAGTCAAGTCAAGGTGGATGCTTTCATCGCTAACTTCGGTGGTCAGACTTCTAACAATGAAGAAATATTCGAAGAAGCAGATGTGATTTTTCTAGGTGTTAAGCCTGCTCAGTTTTCTGAACTGCTTTCTCAATACCAGACCATCCTTGAAAAAAGAGAAAGTCTTCTTTTGATTTCGATGGCAGCTGGATTGACCTTAGAAAAACTAGCAAGTCTTATCCCAAGCCAACACCGAATTATTCGTATGATGCCTAATACCCCTGCTTCTATCGGGCAAGGAGTGATTAGTTATGCCTTGTCTCCTAATTGCAGGGCTGAGGACAGTGAGCTCTTTTGTCAGCTTTTAGCCAAGGCTGGTCTCTTGGTTGAATTAGGAGAAAGCTTAATCAATGCAGCGACAGGTCTTGCAGGTTGTGGACCAGCCTTTGTCTATCTCTTTATTGAGGCCTTGGCAGATGCAGGTGTTCAGACGGGATTACCACGAGAAACAGCCTTGAAAATGGCAGCCCAAACTGTGGTAGGAGCTGGGCAATTGGTCCTAGAAAGCCAGCAACATCCTGGAGTTTTGAAAGATCAAGTTTGTAGTCCAGGCGGTTCGACTATTGCTGGCGTAGCAAGCCTAGAAGCGCATGCTTTTCGAGGAACGGTCATGGATGCAGTTCATCAAGCCTATAAACGAACACAAGAACTAGGTAAATAA
- a CDS encoding glutamate-5-semialdehyde dehydrogenase has protein sequence MVSRQEQFEQVQAVKKSINTASEEVKNQALLAMADHLVAATEEILAANALDMAAAKGKISDVMLDRLYLDADRIEAMARGIREVVALPDPIGEVLETSQLENGLVITKKRVAMGVIGIIYESRPNVTSDAAALTLKSGNAVVLRSGKDAYQTTHAIVTALKKGLETTTIHPNVIQLVEDTSRESSYAMMKAKGYLDLLIPRGGAGLINAVVENAIVPVIETGTGIVHVYVDKDADEDKALSIINNAKTSRPSVCNAMEVLLVHENKAASILPRLDQMLVAERKEAGLEPIQFRLDSKASQFVSGQAAETQDFDTEFLDYVLAVKVVSSLEEAVSHIESHSTHHSDAIVTENAEAAAYFTDQVDSAAVYVNASTRFTDGGQFGLGCEMGISTQKLHARGPMGLKELTSYKYVVTGDGQIRE, from the coding sequence ATGGTGAGTAGACAAGAACAATTTGAACAGGTACAGGCTGTTAAAAAATCGATTAACACAGCTAGTGAAGAAGTGAAAAACCAAGCCTTGCTAGCCATGGCTGATCACTTAGTGGCTGCTACTGAGGAAATTTTAGCGGCTAATGCCCTCGATATGGCAGCGGCTAAGGGGAAAATCTCAGATGTGATGTTGGATCGTCTTTATTTGGATGCAGATCGTATAGAAGCGATGGCAAGAGGAATTCGTGAAGTGGTTGCCTTACCAGATCCAATCGGTGAAGTTTTAGAAACAAGTCAGCTTGAAAATGGTTTGGTTATCACAAAAAAACGTGTAGCTATGGGTGTCATCGGTATTATCTATGAAAGCCGTCCAAATGTGACGTCTGATGCGGCTGCTTTGACTCTTAAGAGTGGAAATGCGGTTGTTCTTCGTAGTGGTAAGGATGCCTATCAAACAACCCATGCCATTGTCACAGCCTTGAAGAAGGGCTTGGAGACGACTACTATTCATCCAAATGTGATTCAACTGGTGGAGGATACTAGCCGTGAAAGTAGTTATGCTATGATGAAGGCCAAGGGCTATCTAGACCTTCTCATTCCTCGTGGAGGAGCTGGCTTGATCAATGCAGTGGTTGAGAATGCGATTGTACCTGTTATCGAGACAGGGACTGGGATTGTCCATGTCTATGTGGATAAGGATGCAGACGAAGACAAGGCGCTGTCTATCATCAACAATGCTAAAACCAGTCGTCCTTCTGTTTGTAATGCCATGGAGGTTCTGCTGGTTCATGAAAACAAGGCAGCAAGCATCCTTCCTCGCTTGGATCAAATGCTGGTTGCAGAGCGTAAGGAAGCTGGACTGGAACCAATTCAATTCCGCTTGGATAGCAAAGCAAGCCAGTTTGTTTCAGGTCAAGCAGCTGAGACCCAAGACTTTGACACCGAGTTTTTAGACTATGTCCTTGCTGTTAAGGTTGTGAGCAGTTTAGAAGAAGCGGTTTCGCACATTGAATCCCACAGCACTCATCATTCGGATGCTATTGTGACGGAAAATGCTGAAGCTGCAGCATACTTTACAGATCAAGTGGACTCTGCAGCGGTGTATGTTAATGCCTCAACTCGTTTCACAGATGGAGGACAATTTGGTCTTGGTTGTGAAATGGGGATTTCTACTCAGAAATTGCACGCGCGTGGTCCCATGGGCTTGAAGGAATTGACTAGCTACAAGTATGTGGTCACTGGTGATGGACAGATAAGGGAGTAA
- the proB gene encoding glutamate 5-kinase produces MKYKRIVFKVGTSSLTNEDGSLSRSKVKDITQQLAMLHEAGHELILVSSGAIAAGFGALGFKKRPTKIADKQASAAVGQGLLLEEYTTNLLLRQIVSAQILLTQDDFVDKRRYKNAHQALSVLLNRGAIPIINENDSVVIDELKVGDNDTLSAQVAAMVQADLLVFLTDVDGLYTGNPNSDPRAKRLERIETINREIIDMAGGAGSSNGTGGMLTKIKAATIATESGVPVYICSSLKSDSMIEAAEETEDGSYFVAQEKGLRTQKQWLAFYAQSQGSIWVDKGAAEALSQHGKSLLLSGIVEAEGAFSYGDIVTVFDKESGKSLGKGRVQFGASALEDMLRSQKAKGVLIYRDDWISITPEIQLLFTEF; encoded by the coding sequence ATGAAATACAAACGGATTGTCTTTAAGGTGGGTACTTCTTCTCTGACAAATGAGGATGGAAGTTTATCACGTAGTAAGGTAAAGGATATTACCCAGCAGTTGGCTATGCTGCACGAGGCTGGTCATGAGTTGATTTTGGTGTCTTCAGGTGCCATTGCGGCTGGTTTTGGAGCCTTAGGATTTAAAAAGCGTCCGACTAAAATTGCTGATAAACAGGCTTCAGCAGCGGTAGGGCAGGGACTTTTGTTGGAAGAATATACGACCAATCTTCTCTTGCGTCAAATCGTTTCTGCACAAATCTTGCTGACCCAAGATGACTTTGTGGATAAGCGTCGTTATAAAAATGCCCATCAGGCTTTGTCGGTTTTGCTCAACCGTGGGGCAATTCCTATCATCAATGAGAATGATAGTGTCGTTATTGATGAGCTCAAGGTTGGGGACAATGACACTCTAAGTGCTCAAGTAGCGGCGATGGTCCAAGCAGACCTTTTAGTTTTCTTGACAGATGTGGACGGTCTCTATACTGGAAATCCTAATTCAGATCCAAGAGCCAAACGCTTGGAGAGAATCGAGACCATCAATCGTGAGATTATTGATATGGCTGGTGGAGCAGGTTCGTCAAACGGAACTGGGGGTATGTTAACCAAAATCAAGGCTGCAACTATCGCGACGGAATCAGGAGTTCCTGTTTATATTTGCTCATCCTTGAAATCAGATTCCATGATTGAGGCGGCAGAGGAGACCGAGGATGGTTCTTACTTTGTTGCTCAAGAGAAGGGGCTTCGTACCCAGAAACAATGGCTTGCCTTCTATGCTCAGAGTCAAGGTTCTATTTGGGTTGATAAAGGGGCTGCGGAAGCTCTCTCTCAACATGGAAAGAGTCTTCTCTTATCTGGTATCGTTGAAGCAGAAGGAGCCTTTTCTTACGGTGATATCGTGACAGTATTTGACAAGGAAAGTGGAAAATCACTTGGAAAAGGACGCGTGCAATTTGGAGCATCTGCTTTGGAGGATATGTTGCGTTCTCAAAAAGCCAAGGGTGTCTTGATTTACCGTGACGACTGGATTTCCATTACTCCTGAAATCCAACTACTTTTTACAGAATTTTAG
- the cbpE gene encoding phosphorylcholine esterase CbpE produces the protein MKKKLTSLALVGAFLGLSWYGNVQAQESSGNKIHFINVQEGGSDAIILESNGHFAMVDTGEDYDFPDGSDSRYPWREGIETSYKHVLTDRVFRRLKELGVQKLDFILVTHTHSDHIGNVDELLSTYPVDRVYLKKYSDNRITNSERLWDNLYGYDKVLQTASEKGVSVIQNITQGDAHFQFGDMDIQLYNYENETDSSGELKKIWDDNSNSLISVVKVNGKKIYLGGDLDNVHGAEDKYGPLIGKVDLMKFNHHHDTNKSNTKDFIKNLSPSLIVQTSDSLPWKNGVDSEYVNWLKERGIERINAASKDYDATVFDIRQDGLVNISTSYKPIPSFQAGWHKSSYGNWWYQAPDSTGEYAVGWNEIKGEWYYFNQTGILLQNQWKKWNNRWFYLTDSGVAAKNWKKIAGIWYYFNKENQMEIGWIQDKEQWYYLDVDGSMKTGWLQYKGQWYYFAPSGEMKTGWVKDKEAWYYMDSTGIMKTGEIEVAGHHYYLEESGAMKQGWLKKANDWYFYKTGGSRAIGWIKDKDKWYFLKENGQLLVNGKTPEGYTVDSSGAWLVDVPIEKSATIKTTSHSEIKESKEVVKKDLENKETSQHESVTNSSTSQDLTSSTSQSSETSVNKSESEQ, from the coding sequence ATGAAAAAGAAATTAACTAGTTTAGCACTTGTAGGCGCTTTTTTAGGTTTGTCATGGTATGGGAATGTTCAGGCTCAAGAAAGTTCAGGAAATAAAATCCACTTTATCAATGTTCAAGAAGGTGGCAGTGATGCGATTATTCTTGAAAGCAATGGACATTTTGCCATGGTGGATACAGGAGAAGATTATGATTTCCCAGATGGAAGTGATTCTCGCTATCCATGGAGAGAAGGAATTGAAACGTCTTATAAGCATGTTCTAACAGACCGTGTCTTTCGTCGTTTGAAGGAATTGGGTGTCCAAAAACTTGATTTTATTTTGGTGACCCATACCCACAGTGACCATATTGGAAATGTTGATGAATTACTGTCTACCTATCCAGTTGACCGAGTCTATCTTAAAAAATATAGTGATAATCGTATTACTAATTCTGAACGTCTATGGGATAATCTGTACGGTTATGATAAGGTTTTACAGACTGCTTCAGAAAAAGGTGTTTCAGTTATTCAAAACATCACACAGGGAGATGCTCATTTTCAGTTTGGGGACATGGATATTCAACTCTATAACTATGAAAATGAAACCGATTCATCAGGTGAATTAAAGAAAATTTGGGATGATAATTCCAATTCCTTGATTAGTGTGGTAAAAGTCAATGGCAAGAAAATTTACCTTGGGGGCGACTTAGATAATGTTCATGGAGCAGAAGACAAGTATGGTCCTCTCATTGGAAAAGTTGATTTGATGAAGTTTAATCATCACCATGATACCAACAAATCAAATACCAAGGATTTCATTAAAAATTTGAGTCCGAGTTTGATTGTTCAAACTTCGGATAGTCTACCTTGGAAAAATGGTGTTGATAGTGAGTATGTTAATTGGCTCAAAGAACGAGGAATTGAGAGAATCAACGCAGCCAGCAAAGACTATGATGCAACAGTTTTTGATATTCGACAAGACGGTTTAGTAAACATTTCAACTTCCTACAAGCCTATTCCAAGTTTTCAAGCTGGTTGGCATAAGAGTTCATATGGAAACTGGTGGTATCAAGCGCCTGATTCTACAGGAGAATATGCTGTCGGTTGGAATGAAATTAAGGGTGAATGGTATTACTTTAACCAAACGGGTATCTTATTACAGAATCAATGGAAAAAATGGAACAATCGTTGGTTCTATTTGACAGACTCTGGTGTTGCTGCTAAAAATTGGAAGAAAATCGCTGGAATCTGGTATTATTTTAACAAAGAAAACCAGATGGAAATTGGTTGGATTCAAGATAAAGAGCAGTGGTATTATTTGGATGTTGATGGCTCTATGAAGACAGGTTGGCTTCAATATAAGGGGCAATGGTATTACTTTGCTCCATCAGGGGAAATGAAAACGGGCTGGGTAAAAGATAAAGAAGCCTGGTACTATATGGATTCTACTGGTATCATGAAGACAGGTGAGATAGAAGTTGCTGGACATCATTACTATCTAGAAGAATCAGGAGCTATGAAGCAAGGCTGGCTTAAAAAGGCAAATGATTGGTATTTCTACAAGACAGGTGGTTCACGAGCTATAGGTTGGATTAAAGACAAGGATAAATGGTACTTCTTGAAAGAAAATGGTCAATTACTTGTGAATGGTAAGACACCAGAAGGCTATACTGTGGATTCAAGTGGTGCCTGGTTAGTGGATGTTCCGATCGAGAAATCTGCTACAATTAAAACTACAAGTCATTCAGAAATAAAAGAATCCAAAGAAGTAGTGAAAAAGGATCTTGAAAATAAAGAAACGAGTCAACATGAAAGTGTTACAAATTCTTCAACTAGTCAAGATTTGACATCCTCAACTTCACAAAGCTCTGAAACGAGTGTAAACAAATCGGAATCAGAACAGTAG
- a CDS encoding RluA family pseudouridine synthase, translated as MEIKIETGGLRLDKALSDLTELSRSLANEQIKSGQVLVNGQVKKAKYTVQEGDVVTYHVPEPEVLEYVAEDLPLEIVYQDEDVAVVNKPQGMVVHPSAGHTSGTLVNALMYHIKDLSGINGVLRPGIVHRIDKDTSGLLMIAKNDDAHLALAQELKDKKSLRKYWAIVHGNLPNDRGVIEAPIGRSEKDRKKQAVIAKGKPAVTRFHVLERFGDYSLVELQLETGRTHQIRVHMAYIDHPVAGDEVYGPRKTLKGHGQFLHAKTLGFTHPRTGKTLEFKADIPEIFKETLERLRK; from the coding sequence ATGGAAATTAAAATTGAAACTGGTGGTCTGCGTTTGGATAAGGCTTTGTCAGATTTGACAGAATTATCACGCAGTCTTGCGAATGAACAAATTAAATCAGGCCAGGTCTTGGTCAATGGTCAAGTCAAGAAAGCTAAATACACAGTCCAAGAGGGTGATGTCGTCACTTACCATGTGCCAGAACCAGAGGTATTAGAGTATGTGGCTGAGGATCTTCCGCTAGAAATAGTCTACCAAGATGAGGATGTGGCTGTCGTTAACAAACCTCAGGGAATGGTTGTGCATCCGAGTGCTGGTCATACTAGTGGAACTCTAGTCAATGCCCTCATGTATCATATTAAGGACTTGTCTGGTATCAATGGGGTTCTGCGTCCGGGAATTGTTCACCGTATTGATAAGGATACGTCAGGTCTTCTCATGATTGCTAAAAACGATGATGCGCATCTAGCACTTGCCCAAGAACTCAAGGATAAAAAGTCTCTCCGCAAATATTGGGCGATTGTTCATGGAAATCTGCCTAATGATCGTGGTGTAATTGAAGCGCCGATTGGCCGGAGTGAAAAAGACCGTAAGAAACAGGCTGTAATTGCTAAAGGGAAGCCTGCAGTGACGCGTTTTCATGTCTTGGAACGCTTTGGCGATTATAGCTTAGTAGAGTTGCAACTGGAGACAGGGCGCACTCATCAAATCCGTGTCCACATGGCTTATATCGACCATCCAGTCGCTGGTGATGAGGTCTATGGTCCTCGCAAGACTTTGAAAGGACATGGACAATTTCTTCATGCCAAGACTTTAGGTTTTACTCATCCGAGAACAGGTAAGACCTTGGAATTTAAAGCAGATATCCCAGAGATTTTTAAGGAAACCCTGGAGAGATTGAGAAAGTAA
- the lspA gene encoding signal peptidase II encodes MKKRAIVAVIVLLLIGLDQLVKSYIVQQIPLGEVRSWIPNFVSLTYLQNRGAAFSILQDQQLLFAVITLVVVIGAIWYLHKHMEDSFWMVLGLTLIIAGGLGNFIDRASQGFVVDMFHLDFINFAIFNVADSYLTVGVIILLIAMLKEEINGN; translated from the coding sequence ATGAAAAAAAGAGCAATAGTGGCAGTCATTGTACTGCTTTTAATTGGGCTGGATCAGTTGGTCAAATCCTATATCGTCCAGCAGATTCCACTGGGTGAAGTGCGCTCCTGGATTCCCAATTTCGTTAGCTTGACCTACCTGCAAAATCGAGGTGCAGCCTTTTCTATCTTACAAGATCAGCAGCTGTTATTCGCTGTCATTACTCTGGTTGTCGTGATAGGTGCCATTTGGTATTTACATAAACACATGGAGGACTCATTCTGGATGGTCTTGGGTTTGACTTTGATAATCGCGGGTGGTCTTGGAAACTTTATTGACAGGGCCAGTCAGGGCTTTGTTGTGGATATGTTCCACCTTGACTTTATCAACTTTGCAATTTTCAATGTGGCAGATAGCTATCTGACGGTTGGAGTGATTATTTTATTGATTGCAATGCTAAAAGAGGAAATAAATGGAAATTAA
- a CDS encoding LysR family transcriptional regulator — protein MNIQQLRYVVAIANSGTFREAAEKMYVSQPSLSISVRDLEKELGFKIFRRTSSGTFLTRRGMEFYEKAQELVKGFDIFQNQYANPEEEKDEFSVASQHYDFLPPTITAFSERYPDYKNFRIFESTTVQILDEVAQGHSEIGIIYLNNQNKKGIMQRVEKLGLEVIELIPFHTHIYLCEGHPLAQKEELVMEDLADLPTVRFSQEKDEYLYYSENFVDTSASSQMFNVTDRATLNGILERTDAYATGSGFLDSDSVNGITVIRLKDNLDNRMVYVKREEVELSQAGTLFVEVMQEYFDQKRKS, from the coding sequence ATGAACATTCAACAATTACGCTATGTTGTGGCTATTGCCAATAGTGGTACTTTTCGTGAAGCTGCTGAAAAGATGTATGTTAGTCAGCCGAGTCTGTCTATTTCTGTTCGTGATTTGGAAAAAGAGTTGGGCTTTAAGATTTTCCGTCGGACCAGCTCAGGGACTTTCTTGACCCGTCGTGGGATGGAATTTTATGAAAAAGCGCAAGAATTGGTTAAAGGATTTGATATTTTTCAAAATCAGTATGCCAATCCTGAAGAAGAAAAAGATGAATTTTCCGTTGCTAGCCAGCACTATGACTTCTTACCACCAACTATTACGGCCTTTTCAGAGCGCTATCCTGACTATAAGAACTTCCGTATTTTTGAATCAACTACTGTTCAAATATTAGATGAAGTGGCGCAAGGGCATAGTGAGATTGGGATTATCTACCTCAACAATCAAAATAAAAAGGGGATTATGCAACGGGTTGAAAAGTTAGGTCTGGAGGTCATCGAATTGATTCCTTTCCATACCCATATTTATCTCTGTGAGGGTCATCCTTTAGCCCAGAAAGAGGAATTAGTCATGGAGGATTTAGCGGATTTACCAACGGTTCGTTTCAGTCAAGAGAAAGACGAGTACCTTTATTATTCAGAGAACTTTGTCGATACCAGCGCTAGCTCACAGATGTTTAATGTGACAGACCGTGCCACCTTGAATGGTATTTTGGAGCGGACGGACGCCTATGCGACAGGTTCTGGATTTTTAGATAGTGACAGTGTTAATGGCATTACAGTTATTCGTCTCAAGGATAACCTAGATAACCGCATGGTCTATGTTAAACGTGAAGAAGTGGAGCTTAGTCAAGCTGGGACTCTCTTCGTAGAAGTCATGCAAGAATATTTTGATCAAAAGAGGAAATCATGA
- a CDS encoding AraC family transcriptional regulator, with protein MFIFYPQLLYLFIIPYFRSFPKRKKEHPILLNYLHYLPFSRQSYFQNQFKKISGYTPLQYRKEKR; from the coding sequence ATGTTCATCTTCTACCCCCAACTTCTTTATCTTTTCATTATACCATATTTTAGAAGTTTTCCAAAAAGGAAAAAAGAACATCCTATTCTTCTTAACTATCTTCACTATCTGCCTTTCTCACGCCAATCTTATTTTCAAAATCAATTCAAAAAAATAAGTGGCTACACACCACTTCAGTATCGGAAAGAAAAACGTTGA